Genomic window (Telopea speciosissima isolate NSW1024214 ecotype Mountain lineage unplaced genomic scaffold, Tspe_v1 Tspe_v1.0734, whole genome shotgun sequence):
aaatgttttattttattcacttaTCTCCGTGTCTGGCAACCTTTTGTTTAACAGTCAAGAGTTTGTGAGACTGGCAGTACAGAACATGTTCCTTGTGATTGGGATTGCTCTTTGCATCTTCCCCTTTGGGTCTCTGGAACTGAGAAAGCAGCTATTGAGGATCGCCTAGAGGACTGGACCAGGCAGTTGGAAGCTAGTGGTGCTGATATTGGTTCTCTTGCATCATTGTTGAGAAAGCCCTTACGCCCTCTATGGATTTCGCAAAAAACTGTCATCTGGCTAAATGAAGTTCCTGATTGTGATTCCTGGGGTTTCACGCCCATCATCCTCGTCTCAGCATCCTCGTCAAATGGCATCATTCAGCAGAGAAATACCTCAGAATACAGTTGGCAGTATATACCAGGAGCAGGGGATGATGAAGAAAGCTGGGCCAGAGGTTTATCATCTAACCTTTTCTGGAAGCATGTGTATGATCTCCTAAACTCAGGGCCTGATTTGTGTAATCAAAAAGTGGCTGATATTGTTGAACATGACCGAGTTTATCGTGCTCAAAGGGGAGAGATTGCTCCTCAGGTCACAATCAAGTCTCAGAAGTTGCAAACAAGTAATGGTCATATCTCTGACGAAGATTCATCAGTGAACTCTGGGATTTCAAATTATCAAATTGATGTAAGTTCCAGTGAGGAGTCTTCTATTTATTGGCTGGGTTCAACTAATCTTGCAGTTGCTGCTACTCAATTTGGTATGCCACTCTGCAGATTCCTAGAAATTTCATTAGTTTCCTGTCAGTGTGGGTCaagttgtttattttttgtaacTTTTGATTTGTTTGATTACTTATTTCACCTGTTCAGTATTTGAAATGTTGCTATAAATTTTGAACCTTTTAGTAGTATCTCTCTCTTTATCCATTTGGCTTATCCTCCTTTCATTCTCTGATGCAGCTGCTAGTGTTTCCAATGTCGATTGCATATTGAACTGTGATATTGAGCTGCTCCCTCTGAGTCTAAATGCAGATACGTATTTACATCTACCCGTTGTGGTGCGTATAATAAGTACTAAATGGGGATTTGATTGTTTTGTACTTCCATATGGCTTATTTAAATGTAATTTTACTTTCTTTGGCTGTTATTGGACAGGGATCGAAATTTGATCGGTTTTCCTTGCTGAGAAATCTTCCTTCTGCACTTAAATTCGCAAAGTTAAACTTAAGCAAAGGAAGGACACTTCTGGTTTGCTGTTGTAATGGTAAGGAAACATGTTCTCACTGTTGCTATGATTACTGTGCATATGATAAATTGGTGTCAATTTGCCAAAAGGTTTGCTAATGTTCATTATATCTTGTGTCTTTCGTTTGCAGGGGAAGACATTAGTATATGTGTGTGCCTGGCAATCCTAATATCCTTATTTGATGATAGAGGTGAGTTCCTGTATTATGCATACACAATAAAATGGTGCAACGTTTGAGACTCGAATGATTTCTGTTTGACATGGGACTAAACCAGTTGGTAGAATCATTTATAGCATTATCAATCACAGTGTTTTTTCTAGCCAAGGATTTGGATTTTGGGGATTGGAAATGCGGATCGGATTGGTCTGCGTCATTACCAATCTGATCCCTAGTTAACTGATGCAGTTAGGCGTAAGGATAATTAGTGATCtgtaatttgttttgtttttatcattATCTTGTTGGATTGTTAGTAGCAAGCAGGAGATAGAGTTTTAGTTGCATTCAAacttattttcagttttagagtctaGTTAGGAGACtgtattttctttatatacttGCATATACCCAATGATGAGACAGATTGGAATGAATAAAGTTTCTTTTGGGATTTTACGCTGTTGTGGGCTGCTGCCATGATATTCTTCTTCGTTTTGTCTCGACTACTCTTCCTGGTGTGTTCTCTCCATACTCTTCCTCccatattcttcttctctcttacctttcatctcttctttggcTGCTATAGGTGGTACCATGTTTTTGGAACTAATTTCAGACCTCTATTTTTGCTCATAAATTCATTATTTCTTGTTAATTAGCCCTGAAATTTGGTATTTAAGCTGTTTCCATCATTCCATTTTAAGTTCTGTTATTACTTATCAGTTTCTTCACCAGTTTATAAGCTGTTCCTACAACCTGATCCGTTTTCCTAAGTTTCTGCAACTTTTCCATCATAGCATCTTAAGCCctgttatttttatgttttctggATGGAAACTGTTCACTAGGGCATGTTGATTCTATCCATATAGTTTCTACCCAATCTGGCCTATTTTGAGCAGTCCAGTTTTTTCGTTACCTTAGTTCACTGCTGGGTGGTTATAACataaggttgaagaagagctattAAAGTCTTGTCTTATGCCAATTGCAAGTAAGCCTCTCTATTGTTAAGTTTGTTTCTGATTACTCCCCTCCTTTAAATTCTAGGATTATCCTCTTTAAAATTAATTCCTGGCATGATTCCAATtcgggtaaagtacacgtacccccctataatgcacccaatattcctcgtaccccctaaggttctgaaaagtccacgtaccacccctgcaaATTCCACTTAcaacccctactttacccccctaattCCAGATAAGTCCAAACCGTTAAGTTTAGCCGTTAAGTGCTAAACACTTGACCATTTTACTctttcttctatgtttataaatttgaaaagacctaattgccctgatctattgttcataatatgaaaagacc
Coding sequences:
- the LOC122648303 gene encoding uncharacterized protein C3F10.06c isoform X1, giving the protein MAGDEKLSIYKASRCIKRKENSLFNALRSIYEDSIFVGEIKQLWPDLPVLANLRCGLWYSPQFESTCYFKSTDGHCNNWSFNTSRLNLHVVRLAGQRGGCIIVDSTRKGKRFPDSMAKTIPIWICVLNRAIANYIRETQGKDENAQRLETTSRVCETGSTEHVPCDWDCSLHLPLWVSGTEKAAIEDRLEDWTRQLEASGADIGSLASLLRKPLRPLWISQKTVIWLNEVPDCDSWGFTPIILVSASSSNGIIQQRNTSEYSWQYIPGAGDDEESWARGLSSNLFWKHVYDLLNSGPDLCNQKVADIVEHDRVYRAQRGEIAPQVTIKSQKLQTSNGHISDEDSSVNSGISNYQIDVSSSEESSIYWLGSTNLAVAATQFAASVSNVDCILNCDIELLPLSLNADTYLHLPVVGSKFDRFSLLRNLPSALKFAKLNLSKGRTLLVCCCNGEDISICVCLAILISLFDDRGEFLYYAYTIKWCNV
- the LOC122648303 gene encoding tRNA A64-2'-O-ribosylphosphate transferase isoform X2, translating into MAKTIPIWICVLNRAIANYIRETQGKDENAQRLETTSRVCETGSTEHVPCDWDCSLHLPLWVSGTEKAAIEDRLEDWTRQLEASGADIGSLASLLRKPLRPLWISQKTVIWLNEVPDCDSWGFTPIILVSASSSNGIIQQRNTSEYSWQYIPGAGDDEESWARGLSSNLFWKHVYDLLNSGPDLCNQKVADIVEHDRVYRAQRGEIAPQVTIKSQKLQTSNGHISDEDSSVNSGISNYQIDVSSSEESSIYWLGSTNLAVAATQFAASVSNVDCILNCDIELLPLSLNADTYLHLPVVGSKFDRFSLLRNLPSALKFAKLNLSKGRTLLVCCCNGEDISICVCLAILISLFDDRGEFLYYAYTIKWCNV